One Tolypothrix bouteillei VB521301 DNA window includes the following coding sequences:
- a CDS encoding acyltransferase, with amino-acid sequence MNYRSSLLIWNRLLQAVLTNLLSNIPTNAIGGNLRNLLYRSIFARMGNSVNIDAGVTFVNTAAIELGNNVQILQGARINASGHPKNKFILKDRACLQNGVDVRAMNDTSIYIDEGTYIGPYVCLAGPGDIKIGKSCLIAAHTGIFANNHVFNDPTQNIAEQGVTRRGIVIGNNCWLGHAVTVLDGVTIGEGSVIGAGAVVAKDIPPYSVAIGVPARVVKSRKEAQLMKSS; translated from the coding sequence ATGAATTACAGATCATCTTTACTTATTTGGAACCGTTTACTGCAAGCCGTTTTAACAAATTTATTAAGCAATATTCCGACAAATGCTATAGGAGGTAATTTACGGAATTTGCTATACCGCTCGATTTTTGCACGTATGGGTAATTCTGTGAATATTGATGCTGGAGTTACATTTGTAAATACAGCAGCAATAGAACTGGGAAATAATGTGCAGATTTTACAAGGTGCCCGTATAAACGCATCGGGACATCCAAAGAATAAATTTATTCTTAAAGATAGAGCTTGTCTTCAGAACGGTGTTGATGTTAGGGCAATGAATGATACTTCTATCTATATTGATGAAGGTACATATATTGGTCCTTATGTTTGTTTGGCAGGTCCGGGTGATATCAAGATTGGTAAAAGTTGCTTAATTGCCGCACACACGGGCATATTTGCTAACAATCACGTTTTTAACGATCCAACACAAAATATTGCCGAACAAGGCGTCACTCGTCGCGGAATTGTCATTGGCAATAACTGTTGGTTGGGTCATGCAGTAACTGTATTGGATGGAGTGACTATTGGTGAAGGCAGCGTTATTGGTGCAGGCGCTGTAGTGGCTAAAGACATTCCGCCTTACTCAGTTGCTATAGGTGTGCCCGCACGTGTCGTTAAAAGCCGAAAAGAAGCGCAACTGATGAAATCTTCTTGA
- a CDS encoding acyltransferase — MSNNQYLPKLQRLKEVFITSLFGGLPSIILGPKLRNIIYRSILSHIGSSVYIQEGVEFIGASAIEIGTGSHIFKGARLDGGKNHNNKLVLADGVAIERNVTIGCLEDTVIQVGQETFIGPGVCIAGPGNITIGKRCLIAANTGIYGNNHEFSDTLEPIKYQGISRKGITIENDCWLGHGVTVLDGVTIGEGSVIGAGAVVTKDIPPYSVAVGVPARVIKYRTTKQLLQQGNARG, encoded by the coding sequence ATGAGTAACAATCAATATCTCCCAAAATTGCAGCGTCTAAAGGAAGTTTTTATTACTAGTTTATTCGGAGGGCTACCATCCATTATTCTAGGCCCAAAGTTGCGAAATATTATATACCGCTCAATTTTGTCCCACATAGGTTCTTCCGTCTATATTCAAGAGGGAGTTGAGTTTATTGGCGCTTCTGCAATTGAAATAGGAACTGGATCGCATATTTTTAAGGGTGCTCGCCTTGATGGCGGAAAAAACCACAACAATAAACTTGTTTTAGCAGATGGAGTTGCTATAGAGCGTAATGTGACTATTGGTTGCTTGGAAGATACAGTTATACAGGTTGGTCAAGAAACTTTTATCGGTCCTGGGGTTTGCATTGCAGGACCGGGGAATATCACTATTGGTAAACGGTGTTTGATAGCAGCAAATACAGGAATCTATGGGAACAACCATGAATTTTCAGATACCTTAGAACCTATTAAATATCAAGGTATCTCGCGTAAGGGAATTACGATTGAGAATGATTGTTGGCTCGGACATGGAGTGACTGTATTGGATGGAGTCACCATTGGTGAAGGTAGTGTGATTGGAGCAGGAGCAGTTGTCACAAAAGATATTCCCCCTTACTCAGTAGCAGTAGGTGTTCCAGCAAGAGTTATCAAGTACCGAACAACAAAGCAATTATTGCAACAAGGTAACGCCAGAGGGTAG
- a CDS encoding general stress protein, with amino-acid sequence MVVTHQKRAVGVFAGRRNAEQALIALKDSGFPMDRVSIVAKDVDRGEQLANAQMTSQVNGENVNTATGVIGDTLTGATWGSILVGLTSLALPGTLGAVLAAGSVGVALVSSIGGVAVGTAASHNLVKALADLGIPEERARVYSDRIHQSEVLAILEGTSEDLQNAEKILKNRDIQYWGIYDSPTA; translated from the coding sequence ATGGTTGTAACTCATCAAAAACGTGCTGTTGGAGTATTTGCCGGACGCCGAAATGCAGAGCAAGCACTCATAGCATTAAAAGATTCCGGCTTTCCTATGGACAGAGTTTCCATCGTAGCTAAGGATGTCGATCGAGGCGAACAGCTTGCCAATGCTCAAATGACTTCTCAAGTTAATGGGGAAAATGTAAATACTGCCACAGGAGTCATTGGAGACACTCTCACAGGTGCAACTTGGGGTAGTATTTTAGTCGGTCTCACAAGTCTAGCACTTCCGGGCACCTTGGGTGCTGTGCTAGCTGCCGGTTCAGTTGGTGTAGCACTCGTAAGTAGTATTGGAGGCGTTGCTGTGGGAACCGCAGCAAGTCATAACTTGGTGAAGGCTTTGGCTGATTTGGGTATTCCGGAAGAAAGAGCCAGAGTTTATAGCGATCGCATTCATCAGAGTGAAGTTTTGGCGATCTTAGAAGGGACTTCAGAAGATCTCCAAAATGCCGAGAAAATTTTGAAGAATCGCGATATTCAATACTGGGGAATTTACGATTCTCCCACAGCTTAG
- a CDS encoding HAD family hydrolase produces the protein MDLQAVLLDVDGTLVLSNDAHAQAWVDVFKEFGYDVPFERVRPLMGMGGDRVIPTIVPGLTKDEGEGKAISSRRKEIMIDKYVPALKPAPGARELILHMKEAGLRLIVASSASNQELSVLLKAAQVEDLLDEATTSNDAETSKPSPDIVEAALGKLKMKSDKVLMLGDTPYDLQSANAAGVGLIAVRCGGFDDTSLKGSLAIYNDPADLLAHYDNSPFKQPSLMKN, from the coding sequence ATGGATTTACAAGCAGTACTTTTAGATGTTGATGGTACGCTCGTTTTAAGCAATGATGCTCATGCTCAAGCTTGGGTTGATGTCTTTAAAGAATTTGGATATGATGTACCCTTTGAGCGGGTTCGACCACTTATGGGGATGGGAGGCGATCGAGTCATTCCAACAATAGTGCCCGGTCTTACAAAAGACGAAGGAGAAGGGAAAGCAATCTCCTCCAGACGCAAGGAGATAATGATCGACAAATACGTGCCTGCACTAAAACCAGCTCCTGGGGCAAGGGAATTGATACTGCACATGAAAGAGGCGGGATTGCGGCTTATTGTTGCTAGCTCGGCTTCAAATCAAGAACTTTCCGTCTTGCTTAAAGCCGCCCAAGTAGAGGATTTGTTGGATGAAGCAACAACGTCTAACGATGCGGAAACGTCTAAACCTTCACCAGATATTGTAGAAGCCGCACTTGGCAAACTGAAGATGAAATCGGATAAGGTCTTGATGCTCGGTGACACACCCTACGATCTCCAATCTGCAAATGCGGCTGGAGTAGGTCTTATCGCAGTACGTTGTGGTGGTTTTGATGATACTTCCTTAAAGGGATCTCTAGCAATTTACAACGATCCTGCCGATTTATTGGCTCATTACGACAATTCGCCTTTTAAACAACCGTCTTTGATGAAGAACTAA
- a CDS encoding SGNH/GDSL hydrolase family protein: MRRQFLTAGLALFSSIMVAALADPIQSSNMIQNSHPINRLYVFGDSLSDVGNVYHASGKIYPPNPPYFEGRYSNGSVWVEYLSSKLALTPEQNANFAYGGATTGNGSVNGIPGVLAQVQAFTKVHQEVNPNALYVLWAGANDYLYGGANPTLTVSNLSKAIESLSKMGAKKIMVANLPDLGKVPATRTSANSTTLTSFAIAHNQSLAKSVEDLQQKLGSDTHIAILDIYSLYQEATKHPARFGLTNVTNACSNNLAICDNPDKYLFWDGIHPTTTAHRIIAEAALKVLKNEFSFSATTAQPLS; this comes from the coding sequence GTGAGACGACAATTTCTTACAGCAGGACTTGCTCTTTTTTCTTCAATTATGGTAGCCGCATTAGCCGATCCAATACAAAGCTCTAATATGATACAGAATTCTCATCCAATCAACAGACTATACGTGTTTGGTGATAGCCTTTCCGATGTTGGTAACGTATATCACGCATCAGGAAAAATCTATCCCCCCAACCCTCCTTACTTTGAAGGACGTTATTCTAATGGTTCTGTGTGGGTTGAATATCTTTCCTCTAAACTTGCATTAACTCCCGAGCAAAATGCTAATTTTGCTTATGGAGGTGCAACTACGGGAAATGGTAGCGTTAATGGAATACCGGGTGTGTTAGCACAAGTTCAGGCTTTTACAAAAGTGCATCAAGAGGTCAATCCAAACGCACTTTACGTTTTGTGGGCTGGTGCAAATGATTATTTGTATGGTGGTGCCAATCCCACACTAACTGTCAGCAATCTATCAAAAGCTATCGAGTCTCTCTCAAAAATGGGCGCAAAAAAAATCATGGTTGCCAATTTACCTGATTTGGGAAAAGTTCCTGCTACACGCACGAGTGCAAATTCTACTACTCTCACTTCGTTTGCGATCGCCCACAATCAGAGTTTGGCTAAATCTGTTGAGGATCTCCAACAGAAATTAGGTTCTGACACTCACATTGCCATTCTGGATATTTATTCCTTGTATCAAGAAGCCACAAAACATCCAGCCCGTTTTGGTTTAACAAACGTGACCAATGCTTGTTCCAACAATCTTGCTATTTGCGATAATCCAGATAAGTACTTGTTCTGGGATGGTATTCACCCCACAACAACAGCTCATCGAATCATAGCAGAAGCTGCTTTAAAAGTTCTCAAGAATGAATTTTCGTTTTCTGCGACTACTGCACAACCATTGAGTTAG